CAACAAATGAGAGACAGCTTTCTAGCTAGCCATAAAAACGAGATTAGAATAACGTTTTCTCAAAATAAACCaagcttgtttttgtttagtttACTTTACTTGAGATTTGTTGAATAGCGAGTATGCCTTTAAAATCGCCACCCCTTCGATGCACAAAACATTATGCAGTTCTACCTTCCAGTTCAGCGAAAATTCAATTAAATCAATCTTCTTTTAATTAATAACCTGTACATCTCCCTCATTTGCGATGACTGGAAATTCTTTCCGAATTTGGATTCGTGGTTCGCTTAATGCCTGTGTTCTTCAAGAAGGACGCTACGTAAAGGtcctcattttttttaaataatcaaAGGTTACCTAGGTTGGTTTGAGCACGTTTTTACATACATTATTCTTCATCCTTTATTTGAGCCTCGTCAAGAGAGCCCAGCAATATCAAGGAATTTTGAAATTGCTTTTCATGTTTACTTAGGTGCTGTATGGAATTTGTAGTccttaaacattttttagtaATATTCGAAGCaaatttgataaacaaagaaatgttCTGCGATGCTTCAttgattatttgttttatttgaaacaCTTAGCGGGTAGTAGCCCAATTGCCAAACATGATTATTCCAGTTAATTGAATTCTTAACACCGATTCCAAAATAGTAAGTACTCAGGATTGATTTAATGGAACTACCAGTTTATACTTAACCACTAGCCATCTGCATTCCCAGCATTCAAAGTCGCGAATGAGCATCAATCATCTCAGCCTCGGTCCAGTTCCCAGCGCAAGAAGAACTCCGCTGAACAGGTTCACCTTCTGAACGTGTCTCAGCCGGCCGTGAAGACTGTGCCGATGGTTTCTATCAGGGAGATTGCATGTTACCTCTCCATGCTTGAGGGGGGGAAAGTCGAAGATAAGCTAGAATGTGAGTATTTACCTGCAATATGTTCCCAAGTTTTTATGATTTTAATGCCTTATTATAGAAAAAGATCTTTAAAGATCTTTAAGCCCCATCTACACGAGCAATTTTTAGTTGACTATTTTTAAGTGACAACTGTAATTGACCGTGCAGATAGGCCAGCAAATAATTGTATGCAAGTATGCAATTTTTTATGCAAtgtaaatgaaaataagaaaaacgaAATAAAAGTCGTTTTCTTAAAATATATCAAATGTATCATTAGAGACAGgccgtttgtttgtttgtttgtaagATCTTAGACTGACGCGGGTGTTTCTGTTCCTAGTCGTGTTTAGAGTGTATGACGCAGATGGCAACGAGCAATTGGACTCACAGGTAGACCAACCAAATCATGCGTGCGTTATCGGGTGTGACTTGTACTTGAAATACTTGTTGGTGGTGCTGCTATTTTTAAACTTGAGAAGATTTTAAAATGCATTTAACTTGACTTTCTACTTCGCTACTGTAATTAGGTTAAATGTTGCGTCTCGCAAGTTGTATAAAGGCATGCAATACGTCTTGCAAGTTGGATTTACTAGACTTAAATAAAACGCAACtcgtatgaaaaaaaaaacgcggaAGGCACTAATCGATAACGAAATTACGTAGGTTGAAGTTTCACGGTTTCGGTCCGTTGAACTCCACTCCCTGTTTCGATACTAATGAATATATTTTGTATATACAACAatgaaggttgcgttttcgaTTGAAAGTCTTCACGTAGACACTCCATGTTGACTGCTAGTTCTTTCGTCGTTGGTTTGTACAAGGCTATTGTGTGTTTTCAGGAACTCGAGTGCATCACACAGCAGATGATGAGCGTAGCGCAGTATCTTGGATGGGACGTGACTGAGCTCAAACCAGTAGGTCTATACTTAAATttgcttgaataagacccctccccaaccccccccccccacccacccaatAAGCACCTCGCACCAGTTGAGAAATATGAATAAACGCCTCCCCTGTATGAGCCCTTTGTATACTTAGAGAAATTGGAGAAATGTGAAAACATTGGAGCTAGCGCCAAATCTTGTAGtagcgataaaaaaaatgtttctcgGATAGCTTAGAAACGTTTATGTGTCGCGCCCTACATAATTTGTCGCGCGCTACATGCGCGTGGtagtggctaaactaggaaacaCTTAGAAGATTTGTGAAGAGGGTAATGAAAACTGGCATGACTACACGTCATATCGCGGCATTTATTATGGTTCTTGCGAGGTATTTTGCTTCAAGCATGTTCTAAAAAAGAGATTTAGAGAACGGATTTTTAAATAAGTGCCTCGCCTGGGACATGGACATAGGCGCTCTAACCTCCTGTGTCCTCCTGTGTCCTCTGTAATCTGCCTCCGCCACAGGTaaaccgtttttttttctttcaaattagTTGCCGTTAAGTAGGCCTTGTTACAAATCGTTTGTCTATTAGCATTTTTTCCAAATCTCTGGTAAAGGAATGgatctcataatctgattagTATTGTTCCATGTAACCAATTTATCAAACTTGTCAATTAGCATGTTGTGTAGCCAATCATAACGTATTCTTGCATGACGTCATTTTAGATTCTGCGTGATATGTTGGTTGAGTTAGATGATGACTGTGACGGGACGATTTCACTAGAAGAATGGATCAAAGGGGGGTTGACCACTATACCCCTTCGCGTTTTGTTGGGCCTAGAGACGGTATGTTGTACTACTAAGCTGTCTAGCATTGTTCTAGACCCTAGCCCCCCACAGATGGAATCTACTTTGAGGATCTCCTAACCCGCGGGATTTTCGCCCTGGAAATTTGCAGAAATAAAGCgtttttatgaaaaaaggGTAGTTTAAATTCCGTGGACGTCGGCATTGAAAGACGTCATATCCGCACCCCGAGAGTATGGGACTCACATATTCGACTTATATATCGGTTTAATaactttttacattttttgtgGAAATTAAAAACTGACAAGCTCGTGCGAATATCACATTAAAATTAAGTTTGGTTGAACTGATTTTAACTCGTTTTTATTGCAGCAAATTCGTGATGACGGCCAGCATCAGGTAACATAATTGCTGTAGACCAGACATGCATTTTTAACATCACTGCTATATCGCCAACTCTTATTAACTCCTTTCAGTATCTATATATTGCTAAAGACGTAACGAATGTAATCCTTATCAAGGTGTACACACAGTAGAAAACCAATTCAGAAAAGGTTTTTACAAGCGAATTTCTAAAAATCAAACCACTTTATTAACCAAATGGATGTAAAGAGATTGTAAAAAATTCTGTGTCAAGTCATACCTGTATGCTACTGGTATCGGCTTGATCTCAGCCGTGTCTTACGAATAGTCAATAACCATTGTATCATTGACCCGTGATGTCCCATTCGCTTGAACAAGTTGTAGAATCCAGGTCACCACAGGAGACCGGCTCGCTCGGGGATTGTAATGACGCCCAAAGACTAGCTTTCGAGTATATCTAATGTTACTAATGTTTTCCCTTCATAACCTGTCTTCTTTGGCCATTTGTGTTTGCGTTGTAGTGGCGGCAGAAACACTTTAACCGTCCAGCCTATTGTAACATGTGCCATAACCAGTTGACGGGGTTTGCACGCAAGCAGGGTCTTCAGTGTTTGTGTAAGTATGTAACTGCACTGCTCAATCAGGCTGAACATGTGTGAACTGTGAGGCAAACATACAGCAGTATAGGGCACATAATGTAGCTTAAACTATAATAACCTGTGTGGCTTTCTAAATTGGAATGACAAGAGGTATCAAAGTGTGACTTAGGCGTAATACTTGTATAACCTTAGTTATGTTGTGTTAGGAAAAGTAAGTAGTATTGGAGGGACAACTTTTGGAGGGACAAACTTTTGTGGCCTTCGATATTGGTGTGACAAGATGCTGTGGATCCTGGTGGAGGCAGATAACGTAACACTTTTATAACCTCATTTATGTTGTGTTGGAGGGACGAAATTTGGCCTGAAATTATAACTTACCCTTACCTATAGTTGTGACAATAGGCTTAAAAGAGAGCCCTGCTGGGGACAGATAATGGATCGGAAAGTAACATTTATCTGACCTCACttttattttgacaaaattTGAAAAAGTAATTATTAGTAAAGGTACATATAGCGGCGCAAAAGTTAGTCTTATGTTATGGCaagagaaaaaagtatttgtATAAGTATTTGGATAAATTAGTTTAGTTTTAATAAATTTATTGCGTTGTCGAGAGACTGAGGGTAAATACTAAATCGTTGATTGTGGAAATAGAGGAATCTGACAGTTAAAATCTATTATTTACGTTGTGGTGAATGGCATGTCCATACGCTAAACCCAAGTGAGATACTATTGACACCCTGTGTGTTCGCTGATGCCGTATTTGTTATTCACAGTCTGTAAATACACGGTACACGAACGCTGCGTCCAGCGAGCGCCTGCCTCGTGCATAAACACCTACGTCAAGTCTAAAAGAACGGGCAAAATGGTGAGACAGGTGAGATTATATGCGGCAGTTACGGTGGGATGTTGTGACTTGATGATGTAGTAATCATGGCGATGTGGTAATCATGGCGATGTGGTAATCATGGCGATGTGGTAATCATGGCGATGTGGTAATCATGATGATGTGGTAATCATGGCGATGTGGTAATCATGATGATGTGGTAATCATGGCGATGTGGTATTCATGTCGATGTGGTAATCATGGCGATGTGGTAATCATGGCGATGCGGCAATCATGGCGATGTGGTAATCGTGGCGATGTAGTAATCATGGCGATGTAGTAATCATGACAATGCGGTATTCATGATGATGTAGTAATCATGGCGATGCGGTAGTCATGGCGATGCGGTAATCATGGCGATGTGGTAATCATGGCGATGCGGTAATCATGGCGATGCGGTAATCATGACAATGCGGTAATCATGATGATGTAGTAATCATGGCGATGCGGTAATCATGGCGATGCGGTAGTCATGGCGATGCGGTAATCATGGCGATGCGGTAATCATGGCGATGTGGTTATCATGGCGATGTGACGATCATATTGTGGTGGTCATGATAATGAAGTAATCATGATGATGAAACACACTAGTGCAGGAGCTACAAAAACCCTGGTTGCGTAAACCGGACCTGTGCACGTGCACGCACTAGCTACAAAAACCTGTGTATCTAAACCGGGTCCTCTTGCATTAGAAGCGTAGCCTGAATCTTTGAGCATCATGCATCTTTCCAACTCTGATATCATTGTAATGTTATGATATTGTAACAAAGCTGTTGGCTCATAATGATGTAGCAATGTTGTCTTGATCATCATGATGTAGCAATGTTGTCTTGATCACCATGATGTAACAATGTTGTTTTAATCATCACGATGTAGCAATGTTGTCTTGATCATCGTAATCTAATTATGTTGTCTGGATCATCATGATGTAATGATGATGTGATTATGATACCATGAGCATAATGATGTGGTGATATtgttatgattatgatgatgtcGTGAtcatgatgacgtcatgttgATATTGTcgtgatcatgatgatgatgatgttgtaatGTTGTGATCATGTGATGTGATTATGATCATAATACCTCGGTGATTATATTGTCATGATGATGTAATGATGTCGTGATTATGGTGTTGTAATGTTTCGATCATGATGATGTAATGTTGTCGTGACCATTGTGATGATTGCTAATATAGTGGTCATGTTGATTCAGGGCGATGTCACGaatgtgataatgatgaaaagGGAAATGGTAAATGGTGAAATACTTCCTATATCAAGTGTTTAACAGAAGTATTTCTTTTCGTCGTTGTAGACCATGGACCACCACTGGGTAGAGGGAAACTGTCCGGGAAAGTGCTTTAAGTGTAACAAGACTGTCAAAAGCACCAACTGCCTGACTGGACTACGCTGTGCATGGTGTCAGATGGTGGTATGTTTTCCTGGACTTTTTCCGTTGTTTAAATTAGCTAGTCATTCTTTCACCACTGGGTAGAGGGAACTGTCCGGGAAAGTGctttaagtgtaataagacTGTCAAAAGCACCAACTGCCTGACTGGACTACGCTGTGATGGTGTCAGATTTTTTCCGTTGTTTGAATTAGCTAGTCATTCATTCAAACACATCTCAAATGCGAACATTCCCCGCTTCCTTGCTCCTCTACCACCCCTCGGCTCTTAGTTTTGTCACTTCACATCAAATTTAACTAGTACTTAGTCTTACCCCATGGTAAGACTAAGATAATACTAGAACACACGTAAGGCTGCTTTGCATGAAATATCCCGTCCATGTCTTACTGTCACACATTATACATTTATTTGCTTGGGATTTTTGGCCCGTTGATGTTTTCACACATTGTTGTTGCTTTATTACTCGCTACGTCCTCCACTTGCTTGCAACCTACCCCCTTATCGGCCTCTCTCGTTTTGTGCCCGCACACCTACCCCCTTATCGGCCTTTCTCGTTTTGTGCCCGCACACCTACCCCCTTATCGGCCTCTCTCGTTTTGTGCCCGCACACCTACCCCCTTATCGACCTTTCTCGTTTTGTGCCCGCACACCTAACCCCTTATCGACCTTTCTCGTTTTGTGCCCGCACACCTAACCCCTTATCGGCCTCTCTCGTTTTGTGCCCGCACACCTACCCCCTTATCGGCCTTTCTCGTTTTGTGCCCGCACACCTAACCCCTTATCGACCTTTCTCGTTTTGTGCCCGCACACCTACCCCCTTATCGACCTTTCTCGTTTTGTGCCCGCACACCTACCCCCTTATCGGCCTTTCTCGTTTTGTGCCCGCACACCTACCCCCTTATCGACCTTTCTCTTTTTGTGCCCGCACACCTACCCCCTTATCGACCTTTCTCGTTTTGTGCCCGCACACCTACCCCCTTATCGACCTTTCTCGTTTTGTGCCCGCACACCTACCCCCTTATCGACCTTTCTCGTTTTGTGCCCGCACACCTACCCCCTTATCGGCCTTACTCGTTTTGTGCCCGCACACCTACCCCCTTATCGGCTTCTTGTCTCCCTTATCGGACTCTTGTCTGTCTGCTTCATCCTCAACAGGTCCATAATAAGTGCGCGACCAATGTTAGCCCGGAGTGCAACCTGGGAGTACACAGAGAGCACATTCTTCCGCCGATGAGTATCACACCAGCTGGCCTGGTAAGTACTGTAAGCTCGAGCTTCCTATGAACGGGAGGCATTTTCTGCTCATGTCGCTGACATCGCGAGACACGATCAAATGCACTTTACATGTGACTGACTTTACTTGTCAGTATGTAGATACGGACTAATCCAAGCAATCACTGTCACTGAAAATGGTTCCGAGGGCCAGAGTTCCTAGTGATTCTTTTACGTCCCAAAATCCAGGTTAATTATGTCTAGGCGATTATTGATTAGCGATTATCATTTTCCAATTGGTAGAAAGATTTGTTTAAGAGGCAAGATATAAATATATTGGGATGGTTTAGTTAAAAGAGGTCTCAAATTGGTGGTAGTATTTTGAATTGGAGTTCTTGGGAGGGTATTAGATAATACAGCATTTCCTTTTCTGAGGTACAACAACTCTTTTGGTGTGCATTTATCAATGAAACGGCAATTTCTGTGAAACAGAAACATTGACACTAGTTTACTTCCTAAGGgtcgacggaaacctcaactgaCAAGAGACAATATAAtttattagaatccgcgccaTTTGaaaggccatccgctctaattTATCAGTCACatatcctcaaagaaacttccaacaATTGTGAAATATTTGTCGCTTTTTTCCGTTAAAATcttcggagattgttacgtaatcgaccggaagtaatcTGGTGACATTGACGCTTTAATTTAACGAAAAATACTCTatcagcaaaaagctagatccacgGATATGATACAGGTCATGACTCGTTTGTGACTGATTTCTGCCCTTCTCACAGGATCGTAAGCGAACGAACTCTAGTGCAGAGAGCCCAGACTCAACCACAAAACCAAATTCCTATGTGAACTTTGACGGGATGCCAATGCAGGTATGACCCACTATTATACCCACGTTTTCAGTCACAAATACACTCAGAAGCCTTGCGTTTACGGGTAGCGACTGGCTTTTGGTGGACATCAACCGTGACTTGAATTCTGCATCTGTCACAGTTCTAGACCGAccaaaaccaaaacaacatGAAAATGGATCGTCTACTGTCACCAAGAAAATACCGATAAACACAATTAAATAGTTGTTGTTGTATGGCGCTTCTCATTGGTTAGCGGCCTAACTGCTTCCGTaactgcgaaatggcttccgtcaccaaaaaaaaaaaaaacgaaaaacaaaaggtGCACGTGTGACTGAAAACGTGTATAACTCGAATTTGATTGACTTGCTGATGTAAAGGAGGTCCAAGCAATccgaaagggggggggggggggggggggggagggggacgcTCGGCCCtaaaagatttaaaaaaaaaggaggaGCCTGGTTCATTATTGTTCTTCCTagatttctttatattttttgttatttctttatattttttgttatttctttatattttttgttacttctttatattttttcttatttttaattCAAATATCCGAAAACAGGGAGGATCGGGGCCTGCTAGGTCTACCCCTAGATCTGCCCCTGCTCTGCTCTTGCCACATGATGAGAGaagaaaataacatttttttatgaaaatccTTACTCTAGATAACCCCTCTACCGGGTACGCACCCCTTGGCTGTGTTCATCAACCCGAAGAGCGGGGGCCGACAAGGATCACGGTAGGTAACCCCCTGTCGCCTTTCCCAGCATCCTCTGCGCCCCATTATTCTTGCTTTGAGACCAAGCCTCCTATGCcggttgaaaaaaaataccttaaaATGTAACGTAAAATATAAGGCAGTAAAGAATACGCAAAAAACGCTTGTTTGATTATTACGACGTGGGATGGTGTAACAACTCAAGTTGAATAATGCGcggaaatattttttcagcggcgtagccaggattaacaggagggggccaaAAAGGCCCTTCAAGGCGTTTtcccctgtattttagataatgtctcatacaatTACTGTagttttggctgctagaaggttGTGCCCtggccccctgggccacccccctgcCGACGCCCCTGTTTTTTCATGATGGGCTTCTGCGTGCTCGTAGCTTCTTCTTTTCTATTAAATATTGAATTAAAATACTGAAATATTGAAATGTTTTTATACTGCAGACTCATGCACAAGTTTCAGTATCTGCTGAACCCGAGACAAGTGTTCAATCTCGGTGATGGAGGACCGGCTCCGGGGTAAGTAGGCACGTGGACAACTGACGTTTGCAGCTTTGGTCACGGCCTTTTGGTCACGGGCCTTTTGGTCACGGCCTTTTGGTCACGGGCCTTTTGTAACGGGACGTTTGTCACTTGCGAAatgttttgtgtgtgttttttttttttcatggaaAATAGAGAGCAGCTAGTACGCACGGTGTGTAAACACAAGAAAACTTCTCATACATAATTAGCGAAAAATTGACAGTTTTATTTAATCAGCTGACAATGGTTTCGagaattttatttatatatgcTACGGTCCCTCTACTGAAAGACGCCCGCAAATGAAAAGGCTTAGCTTCTGTGACATTTAACCCTCTATCGCTTATTTTCCAGGCTGAAATTCTTCCAACACTTGAGTGACTTTCGGGTGTTGTGTTGCGGTGGAGACGGCACGGTGGGATGGGTCCTAGCGACGATAGGTAAGCAGGACAAACAATTCTTGTCATACTATTGTGTAGGTAAGCAGGACAAACGCTTCCTGTCACATTGTTGTGTCCGATAGGTAAGCAGGACAAACACTTCCTGTCATATTATTATGTTGTGTTAGATAGGTAGCAGGACAAACACTTCCTGTCATATTATTGTGTTGTGTTAGATAGGTATGCAGGACAAACACTTCCTGTCATATTATTGTTGTGTTAGATAGGTATGCAGGACAAACACTTCCTGTCATATTATTGTTGTGTTAGATAGGTATGCAGGACAAACACTTCCTGTCATATTATTGTGTTGTGTTAGATAGGTAGCAGGACAAACACTTCCTGTCACATTATTGTTGTGTAGGTAAGCTAGATAAACACATCCTGTCCTTTTATTGTGTTGTGTTAGATAGGTAGCAGGACAAACACTTCCTGTCATTttattgtgttgtgttacaTCTTGCCGAATCAACCATGGCCATTTAGCATTTATCTGACCTCTCTTTATGACAGACAAACTACAGATGAGGTTTCGTCCACCAGTGGCTGTTCTACCACTTGGTAAGTTAATTATCTTTTATACCAGAATCCTATTTTTATCCTGAGTATGGTTTCCTTTTAAACTAAAATctttatttgtaaatataaCCTTTTTCGCACGAAATACCATCTTTATTTTGCTTGAAATAACGATGTAACCCCTGCCCCTCGCGGCATTAACGCTTGTGTTTGTTTAGGAACTGGTAACGACTTGGCGCGTTGCTTGAAGTGGGGTGGCGGTAAGTCATGAGCTAGTGGGATCATTTGAATGAAAATAATCTAATATCCTCATGTAATTTTGTTGTTCATGTATCTATGTGTTTTGATTGACGAAGGTTACGAGGGCGGTAGTATATCCAAGGTTCTGTCTCAAGTGCAACGTGGAAGTGTCCTCAGCATGGACAGGTGAGTTCTCATAATTACATTCGGAAGCGCTTCGGTCGTACTCGGAAATGGCGGGGAAATATTAGGAGCTTGATTCGTGAACAGGAGTATGAATCGGTAGCAGTTCGGTCCCGTTCAGGGGATAGATTCGGCCAATCCAAgtaaaaatgcattttaatAGATTATCATTTATACCCTTTCCTGGGTTATTTCTTATATTGATTTGAGGGATTTGTCTCGCAGATGGCAACTGGACATGACTTTCTCCCGTGTTATTTCTTATGTTGATTTGAGGGATTTGTCTCGCAGATGGCAAATAGACGTGACCGACGTGGACTC
The sequence above is a segment of the Nematostella vectensis chromosome 2, jaNemVect1.1, whole genome shotgun sequence genome. Coding sequences within it:
- the LOC5514340 gene encoding diacylglycerol kinase beta isoform X5, yielding MAEQHTQSTSNASSVWNRLPPEEFQQLQEYTKYSNTSRLTDVLKQFRDGVYPKYNPEQPMDYEGFKFFMSAYLGDDVSEELCKHLFWAFHKEVPVSSLHSPSLSVGISQTILDSMAVSGSNSQQDISKPDPNRRAFKVANEHQSSQPRSSSQRKKNSAEQVHLLNVSQPAVKTVPMVSIREIACYLSMLEGGKVEDKLEFVFRVYDADGNEQLDSQELECITQQMMSVAQYLGWDVTELKPILRDMLVELDDDCDGTISLEEWIKGGLTTIPLRVLLGLETQIRDDGQHQWRQKHFNRPAYCNMCHNQLTGFARKQGLQCLFCKYTVHERCVQRAPASCINTYVKSKRTGKMVRQTMDHHWVEGNCPGKCFKCNKTVKSTNCLTGLRCAWCQMVVHNKCATNVSPECNLGVHREHILPPMSITPAGLDRKRTNSSAESPDSTTKPNSYVNFDGMPMQITPLPGTHPLAVFINPKSGGRQGSRLMHKFQYLLNPRQVFNLGDGGPAPGLKFFQHLSDFRVLCCGGDGTVGWVLATIDKLQMRFRPPVAVLPLGTGNDLARCLKWGGGYEGGSISKVLSQVQRGSVLSMDRWQIDVTDVDSSENGDSPPLNIINNYFSIGVDASVALKFHLQREKNPEKFNSRLKNKFRYFECGTSETLSATCKNLQDAIQVICDGKILELPNLEGIAIVNIPSVYGGANLWGETDKKKAKKSRSKSGSKDNDLAWAVQDIGDGQLEVVGLESSLYVGQIIAGVRTHGLRLAQCSSIEIKTKRLFPMQIDGEPWMQPAATMKIVHKNQVPMLQGPPPAKSSFFFKRKQIRDPELESEI